A genomic stretch from Aedes albopictus strain Foshan chromosome 2, AalbF5, whole genome shotgun sequence includes:
- the LOC115260799 gene encoding uncharacterized protein LOC115260799, with translation MVKWERFAVRFKIPPREVLPYVKTSLQFIRNGTPYKAMKTLGRVWVITVMIVAMIASDSTGLSHNDTATEMVSSEAADHHQRSKRSLMFPYNAAQGIIVAIALPLGIPDRNIFLSYNFEGNYNNPIQSNIFTEGFFNFIIGDLGIPLQSPAIFINRALNGDSEVVETPTTTEQIEGETAPPTQSDRHPEDLLNAFANRSPNFTRKKAYRAIERHLKRTGLDGKKCLLRAICEAAETPLLEHNGIIGDVMHILLSPSSSADEGLPPEFYKAEELGEQGQCQKYRKRCDKNVLDEISFMM, from the exons ATGGTGAAATGGGAACGATTTGCAGTTCGCTTCAAGATACCGCCGAGAGAAGTTCTTCCTTACGTGAAAACATCATTACAGTTTATCCGGAACGGAACTCCGTACAAAGCAATGAAGACATTAGGGAGAGTTTGGGTCATCACGGTGATGATCGTGGCCATGATCGCCAGCGATTCCACGGGATTGAGTCATAATGATACCGCCACCGAGATGGTGTCCAGTGAGGCTGCAGATCATCATCAACGATCGAAACGGTCGCTAATGTTCCCCTATAATGCTGCCCAGGGT ATAATCGTGGCAATCGCACTTCCGTTAGGCATCCCGGATAGGAACATCTTCTTGTCGTACAATTTCGAAGGCAATTACAACAACCCGATTCAGAGCAATATTTTCACCGAGGGGTTCTTCAACTTT ATCATCGGAGACCTGGGAATCCCACTGCAATCGCCTGCCATTTTCATCAACCGTGCCCTGAATGGTGATTCGGAAGTGGTTGAAACACCAACTACGACCGAACAAATCGAAGGTGAAACCGCACCACCGACCCAATCGGACCGACACCCGGAAGACCTACTGAACGCCTTTGCCAACCGCTCCCCGAACTTTACCCGGAAGAAGGCTTACCGAGCGATCGAACGGCATCTGAAGAG AACCGGCCTTGATGGGAAAAAGTGTCTACTGAGAGCTATTTGTGAAGCGGCCGAAACTCCGCTGCTAGAGCACAACGGCATCATCGGTGATGTTATGCACATTCTTCTGAG CCCGTCATCTTCAGCGGACGAAGGTCTACCACCGGAGTTCTACAAGGCGGAGGAGCTCGGTGAGCAGGGACAATGCCAAAAATATCGCAAGCGTTGCGATAAGAATGTGTTAGATGAGATAAGCTTCATGATGTGA